CGAACAGAAAGCGACCTCGCACAACCCGCGTTCGACCGTCGGCACCGTTACGGAAATCCACGACTACCTGCGACTTTTGTACGCACGCGTCGGCACGCCCTATTGCCCCGATCACGAGATCCCGCTGGAGGCGCAGAGCGTCTCGCAGATGGTGGACGCGGCGCTGGCGCTGCCGGAGGAAACCAAGCTGATGATCCTCGCGCCCGTGATCGCGAACCGCAAGGGCGAGCACGCGGAACTGTTCGAGGAGATGCAGGCGCAGGGTTTCGTGCGGTTCCGGATCCGCTCGGGCGGCGGCACGGCCAACGAGGGCGTGGCGAAGATCTACGAAGTCGAGACGCTGCCGAAACTGAAGAAGAACGACAAGCACACGATCGACGTGGTGGTGGACCGCCTCAAGGTGCGCCCGGACATGAAGCAGCGGCTCGCCGAATCGTTCGAGACGGCGCTGCGCCTGGCCGACGGCCGCGCGATCGCACTCGAGATGGACACCGACCACGAGCACCTGTTCAGCTCGAAGTTCGCCTGCCCGATCTGCTCGTATTCGCTGCAGGAACTCGAGCCGCGGCTGTTCTCGTTCAACAACCCGATGGGCGCCTGCCCCGAGTGCGACGGCCTCGGCCAGATCACGTTCTTCGATCCGAAGCGGGTGGTGGCGCACCCGTCGCTGTCGCTCGCGGCCGGCGCCGTGAAGGGCTGGGACAAGCGCAACCAGTTCTACTTCCAGATGCTGCAGAGCCTCGCGGCGTTCTATGAGTTCGACCTCGACCTGGCCTTCGAGGACCTGCCGGAGAAGGTCCGCAAGATCCTGCTGTACGGCTCGGGCAAGCAGACCATCCCGTTCTCGTACATCAACGAGCGCGGCCGCACCTCGATCCGCGAGCACGTGTTCGAAGGGATCATCCCGAACCTGGAGCGGCGCTACCGCGAGACCGACTCGGCCGCGGTGCGCGAGGAACTCGCGAAGTACCAGAACAACCAGCCCTGCCCGTCCTGCCACGGCACCCGGCTGCGCCGCGAGGCGCGCTTCGTGCGCGTGGGCAGCGGCGAGCAGGCGCGCGCGATCTACGAAGTCAGCGGCTGGCCGCTGCGCGACACGCTCGCCCACTTCGGCGCGCTGACGCTCGACGGCGCCAAGCGCGAGATCGCCGACAAGGTGATCCAGGAGATCGTCGCGCGGCTGACCTTCCTCAACAACGTCGGGCTCGACTACCTCTCGCTCGAACGCAGCGCGGAAACGCTCTCGGGCGGCGAGGCGCAGCGCATCCGGCTCGCCTCGCAGATCGGCTCGGGCCTGACCGGCGTGATGTACGTGCTCGACGAACCATCCATCGGCCTGCACCAGCGCGACAACGACCGGCTGATCGGCACGCTCAAGCACCTGCGCGACCTCGGCAACTCGGTGATCGTGGTCGAGCACGACGAGGACATGATCCGCACCGCCGACTACGTGGTGGACATGGGTCCGGGCGCCGGCGAGCACGGCGGGGTGGTGATCGCCGAGGGCACGCCGAAGCAGGTGCAGGCCAACGCGGCATCGCTGACGGGCCAGTACCTGCTCGGCAAGAAGACCATCGACTACCCGGACGAACGCATCGCGCCGGACCCGGAGCGCATGCTGCGCATCGACGACGCGCACGGCAACAACCTGAAGCACGTCTCGCTCGAACTGCCGGTCGGCCTCTTGACCTGCATCACCGGCGTGTCGGGCTCGGGCAAGTCGACGCTGATCAACGACACGCTCTATCACGCGGTGGCGCGCCACCTGTACGGCGCGGCGGCCGAGCCGGCGCCCTACGAGTCGATCGAGGGGCTCGAGCACTTCGACAAGGTGATCAACGTCGACCAGTCGCCGATCGGCCGTACGCCGCGCTCGAACCCGGCCACCTACACGGGCGTGTTCACGCCGATCCGCGAGATGTTCGCGGGCGTGCCGAGCGCGAAGGAGCGCGGCTACGATCCGGGCCGCTTCTCGTTCAACGTCAAGGGCGGGCGCTGCGAATCGTGCCAGGGCGACGGCGTGCTGAAGGTGGAGATGCACTTCCTGCCCGACGTCTACGTGCCGTGCGACGTCTGCCACGGCAAGCGCTACAACCGCGAGACGCTCGAGGTGCAGTACAAGGGCAAGAACATCAGCGAAGTGCTCGACATGACGGTCGAGCATGCGCACGAGTTCTTCGCCGCGGTGCCGGTGATCTCGCGCAAGCTCAAGACGCTGCTCGACGTCGGTCTCGGCTACATCCGCCTCGGCCAGTCGGCCACCACGCTCTCGGGCGGCGAGGCGCAGCGCGTCAAGCTCTCGCTCGAACTGTCCAAGCGCGACACCGGCCGCACGCTCTACATCCTCGACGAGCCGACCACCGGCCTGCACTTCCACGACATCGCGCTGCTGCTGGAGGTGATCCACCGGCTGCGCGACCAGGGCAACACGGTGGTGATCATCGAGCACAACCTCGACGTGATCAAGACCGCCGACTGGGTGATCGACCTCGGGCCGGAAGGCGGCGCGGGCGGCGGCCAGATCATCGCGCAGGGCACGCCCGAAACGGTGGCGAAGACCAAGGCCAGCTTCACCGGCAAGTACCTCGCGCCGCTGCTCAAGCGCGCGAAGAAGTAAGCGCCGCGCCGAGCGCCCTGCCGCCCGGCAACCTGCCCGGCCGGCTGCCTCACGTACCGCACCGCCCGCCGCCACGCCTGCTCCGGCATCGCGCGGCGCGGGCCGCCCGCGGCCGCCACTCAGTATCCGTACCGGCTTTTTCCGCCTTCAATCGTTGTTATACTCGCGCGATGCGGAAGGCGCGCGCCTGTCCACGTGCGTGCGAACCAGTCCGACGGAACCAGGAACAGTCATGGAGAAGCAAACCGAGTCGACGCGAGACACCCCGCCTCGCGAGCCTCATCTGCGCAGTGTCAGGCTGACGAGCGATTTCAGCCTGCCGCGGCTGTCGGCGATCGAAATCGGCAGCTATCTCCTCGCGATCCTCGGCCTGTTCCTGATCCTCCACCTGAAACTGCTGTCCGGCCTGCTGGCCGGGCTGCTCGTCTACCAGCTCGTCCACACCATCTCGCCGGCGATCGAGCGCCACATGTCGAGCGGGCGCGCGCGCTGGCTGTCGGTGGTGCTGCTGTCGGTGGTGATCGTGGGCGGCCTGGCCGGGCTCACGGCCGCGGTCATCGATCACGTCGAGCACACGGTGCCGAACCTGCAGGGGCTGATGGGCCAGATGATGCAGCTGGTCGACCAGGCGCGCGGGCGCGTGCCGGGCTGGGTCGCCAACGTGCTGCCGGTAGACGCCACGCAGATGAAGGTGAAGGCCACCGGCCTGATGTCGAAGCACATGGACCAGCTCCAGGCCGGCGGCAAGAGCGCCGCGCGGATCTTCGGCCACGTGCTGTTCGGCATGATCATCGGCGCGATGATCGCGATCGGCGTCGATCGCAGCAAGACGCGCCGCCCGCTGTCCACGGCGCTGCTCGCGCGCGTCTCGCTGTTCGCCGAGGCGTTCCGGCGGATCGTGTTCGCGCAGATCAAGATCTCGGCGATCAACGCGACGTTCACGGCGATCTACCTGCTTGCCGTGCTGCCGATCGTCCACGTGAAGATGCCGCTCGGCAAGACGCTGGTGCTCGTCACGTTCATCGTCGGGCTGATGCCGGTGATCGGCAACCTGATCTCGAACACGCTGATCGTGGCCATCTCGCTGTCGGTGGGCGTGGGCACCGCGCTCGCCTCGCTCACGTTCCTGATCCTGATCCACAAGCTCGAGTACTTCCTGAACGCGCGCATCATCGGCGGCCAGATCGAGTCGCGCGCCTGGGAGCTGCTGCTCGCGATGCTCGTCATGGAAGCCGCGTTCGGCGTGCCGGGCGTGATCGCCGCGCCGATCTTCTACGCCTACCTGAAGCGCGAGCTCGCGACGCTGCGCCTCATTTGATCGGGCGGGCACGGCTCGTGCGGCCAGCGCCGGCCCGCTCCGTCCTCAACGGAATACCACCGTCTTCGAACCGTTCTGCAGGATGCGATGCTCGACGTGCCATTTCACGGCGCGCGCGAGCGTCACGCATTCGACGTCGCGGCCGATCGCGGTCAGCTGCTCCGGCGTCATGCTGTGGTCCACGCGCTCGACTTCCTGCTCGATGATCGGACCTTCGTCGAGGTCGGTCGTCACGTAGTGCGCGGTCGCGCCAATCAGCTTCACGCCGCGGTCGAACGCCTGGTAGTACGGCTTCGCGCCCTTGAAACTCGGCAGGAACGAATGGTGGATGTTGATCGCGCGGCCGGCCAGGCGCTGGCACATGTTCTGCGACAGGATCTGCATGTAGCGCGCGAGTACCACCAGGTCCGCCGAATGCTCGTCGATCACCTCCAGCACGCGCGCCTCCTGCGCGGCCTTCGCTTGCGCCGGCGCGCCCGCGACCAGCGGGAAATGGTGGAACGGCACGTCGTAGCTGGCGGCGAGCTGGTAGAAATCCTTGTGGTTCGAGACGATCGCCGCGATCTCGATCGGCAGCTGGCCGGTGCGGTAGCGGAACAGCAGGTCGTTCAGGCAGTGGCCGATCTTCGAGACGAGGATCACCACGCGCGGCTTGACCGACGCGTCGTGCAACTCCCAGCGCATCGCGAAGCGCTCGGCGAGCGGCGCGAACTCGCCGCGCAGCGTTTCGAGCGCGGCGCCGGCATCGGCCGCGCTCGCCTGGTCGAAATGGACGCGCATGAAGAATTCATTGGTGCGGCTGTCGCCGAACTGCGCGGAATCGACGATGTTGGTATCGCGCTCGAACAGGAAACCCGACACGGCATGCACGATGCCGTGCTTGTCGGGGCATGACAATTTCAGGATAAAGCTATGGTCGGTCGACATGACCGCACCTCCATTCCAATCGGTTGAATTCCTGGCGCCCTCAGGCCGCCGGCGGCGGCGCGAACAGCGCGTCGATGCCCGGCGCGGCGTCGGGCGCGAGCACGCGATGGCGCAGCAGGCTGTCGAGCGTCGCCAGGCTCGCGTCCATCGTCATCGCGCCGGATTCGAGCCAGCGCAGCACCTCGTCGGCCCGCGCGAGCCGGTGTTCGGCCACTTCGCCGTCCTGGTTGCGCGGCACGAAATCGTGCGGCAGCGGCAGGTCGTAGACGAAGATCTGCTCGGCCTGGGTGCCTTCGGGCAGCGAGCACAGCACATGAACGGTGCGCCCCGCGATCGCGCGCGCGGCCAGTTCGGCCGGCGCGTATTCTACGATGCCGTTCAGGTGAACCGCGTAGGTCAGGGTGCCGAAGAAGCGCGAGGCGGCCCGCTCGATGTAGGCGGCGGGCGGCGCGTCGAACGCGTTGCGGATCGCGTAGATCTCGTTGCGCCAGCCGGAGATCAGCCCGTCGGCGGCCAGCGCGCCCGTCACGCTCGCGAGCGCCATGCTGCGCGTGTCGGGCGTGTCGAGCGCGGCGGCCAGCGTGACCTGCGCGGCGCCGATCTCGAACACGTCGGGCCAGCGCGCGAGCGCGTCGAGATCGCGGCGCCGGATCCAGCCGAACCGCTCGCCCGTGATCACGAACGGCAGGTGCGCGGCGGCGTCGAAGCGGCGCGCGGCCGCGATGGACGGAAAGCGCATCGCGCGTCTCAGTCTTTGAACGCGATGCGCAGGCCGAGCCCGATGAAGGTCGCCCCTGCCAGCCGGTCGAGCCAGACGCCCGCGCGCGGCCGGCGCTTGAGCCAGGCGCCGAGCACGCCCGCGCCGAGGCCGAACGCCGAGAACACCACGGCCGACTGCAGCATGAACAGCACGCCGAGTTCGAGCATCTGCAGCGACACCGGCTGCGCGCCGTGCGTATCGACGAATTGCGGCAGGAACACCACGAAGAACAGCGTGACCTTCGGGTTCAGCAGGTTGCCGATCACGCTCTGCCGGAAGATCGTCGCGAGCGGCTGCGGGCCGCGCGTGGCCGCGGCGGCGAGCCCCTGGCTGCGCAGCGCCTTGATGCCGATCCAGATCAGGTAGGCGGCGCCCGCCAGCTTCAGCACGTGGAACGCCAGCGGCGACGAGCGCAGCAGCGCGGCCACGCCGAACGCGGCCAGCGTGGTATGGAACATCACGCCGGCCGAGAAGCCGAGCGCGGCCACGAGGCCCGCGGCGCGGCCCTGCGAGATGCCGCGCGCGAGCACCTGGAGATTGTCGGGACCGGGCGCGACCGTGATCGCGATCGAGGCGGCGAGGAACAGCAGGAAGCTCGGCATGGCTGGGACGGCTCGCTGATGGAGAGTGGGAGGGAACGCGGCAGGCCGGGGGCGGCCCGGCATGACCGGCAACGCGACTCAGTGACCCGCGAATTCGGTGACGGTGTAGAGCGGCAGGCCCGCGCCGCGCAGCAGCGCCGAGCCGCCGAGATCGGGCAGGTCGATGATCGCCGCGCCTTCCACGACGCTCGCGCCGAGCCGTTCGAGCAGATTCTTGCCGGCCATCATGGTGCCGCCGGTGGCGATCAGGTCGTCGACGATGATCACGCGGTCGCCGGGCTTGCAGGCGTCCTCGTGGATCTCCACCGTCGCGCTGCCGTATTCGAGCTCGTAGGATTCCGACTGCGTCCTGTACGGCAGCTTGCCGACCTTGCGGATCGGGATGAAGCCGACGTTCAGTTCATAGGCGACGATCGGCGCGATGATGAAGCCGCGCGCGTCGAGCCCGGCCACGTAGTCGAGCTTGGCGTCGACATAACGCTCGACCAGCAGGTCGACCAGCACGCGCAGCGCCTTCGCGCTCTGCAGGATCGGCGTGATGTCGCGGAACTGCACGCCCGGCTGCGGCCAGTCCGGCACCGTGCGCACGTGGCGGCGGACGAACTCGGCGGGATCGGGCGACACGCCCGACGGCTGGTAGCTCATGAACTTCTCCAAAAAAACGGCGCGCATCGGCCGCGCGCCGTTCGTCGAGACCGACTCGGACCGATTCGGACCGATTCGACTCAAGAAAATGGCGGGGCCGGAACCACCGCCGGCGGCGGGCGGCACCGGACCGCCCGACATGATACGGCGCCCGGCCGGCCGCCGCGCCGCCGCGGACCGACTCAGGCCGCGGCCGGCCCACCGTCGCGGCGATGGCGCGAGAGCCGCTCCTCGGCCAGCGAGAGCGCCTCCGGCAGCCCGCGCAGCACGACGATGTCGGCCGCGCGCAGCTTCGTGTCGGGGTCCGGCTCGACGCCGCGGATACCATGCCGCCGGATCGCCGTCACCTCGATCCCGAGCGCGTAGAGCCCGACTTCCTCGAGGGAGCGGCCGACGGCGTCCGACCGCGCGTCGACCGGCACCGATTGTAGCCGCACCTGCTCGTGGTCGTCGTCGTCAGCGTCGTCGGCGCCGTGGAAATAGCCGCGCAGCAGGCTGTAGCGCGCGTCGCGCATTTCCTCCACGCGCCGCACCACGCGCCGCATCGGCACGCCCATCACCACCAGGGTGTGCGAGGCCAGCATCAGGCTGCCCTCGACGATCTCCGGAATCACCTCGGTCGCGCCGGCCGCGAGCAGGCGGTCGAGATCGGCGTCGTCCACGGTGCGCACGATCACCGGCAGCGTCGGTTCGAGTTCGTGGACGTTGTGCAGCACGCGCAGCGCCGACGGCGTGTTCGCGTAGGTGATCGCCACCGCCGTGGCGCGGTGGATACCGGCCGCGAGCAGCGATTCGCGGCGTGCCGCGTCGCCGAACACCACCGATTCGCCGGCCGTCGCCGCCGCGCTGACGCGGTCCGGGTCGAGGTCGAGCGCGACGTAGGAGAGCCCCTCCTGCTCGAGCATGCGCGCCAGGTTCTGCCCCGCCCGGCCGTAGCCGCAGATGATCACGTGACCCTGCTGCTTGAGGCTCTGGGTCGCGATGCGCGTCATCTGCAGCGACTGCTGCATCCATTCCGTCGACGACAGCCGCATCACGATCCGGTCGGCGTTCTGGATCAGGAACGGCGCGGCCAGCATCGACAGCAGCATCGAGGCGAGGATCGCCTGCAGCAGCGTCGGGTCCACCAGATGGCGGTCGAGGATCAGGTTCAGCATCACGAAGCCGAATTCGCCGGCCTGCGCGAGCCCCAGGCCGGTGCGCATCGACACCCCGGCGGTGGCGCCGAACAGCCGCGCGAGACCGGTGATGGTGGCCGCCTTCAGCAGCACCTGGCCGGCGAAGAAGCCGACCACGAGGAACGGGTGCTCCCAGATCACGCGCGGGTCCAGCAGCATCCCGGTGGTCACGAAGAACAGGCCCAGCAGCACGTCGCGGAACGGCTTGATGTCCTCCTCCACCTGGTGCCGGTACGGCGTCTCGGAGATCAGCATGCCGGCGATGAACGCGCCGAGCGCGAGCGACAGCCCGAACTTGTCGGTGATGAAGGCCGCGCCGAGCGTGACCAGCAGCAGGTTCAGCACGAACAGCTCCTGCGAGCGGCGCCGCGCCACGACGTTGAACCAGCGCGTCATGAACTTCTGGCCGACGAACAGCAGCAGCGACAGCGCGATCACGATCTTCACGGCCGCGAAGCCGAGCGTGACGACCAGATCCTTCGACGATTCGCCGCCGAACGCCGAGATCACGATCAAGAGCGGCACCACCGCCAGATCCTGGAACAGCAGCACGCCGAAGATGTTGCGGCCGTGCTCGGTCTCGATCTCGAGCCGCTCGGCCAGCATCTTCGAG
The genomic region above belongs to Burkholderia plantarii and contains:
- a CDS encoding LysE family translocator, with the translated sequence MPSFLLFLAASIAITVAPGPDNLQVLARGISQGRAAGLVAALGFSAGVMFHTTLAAFGVAALLRSSPLAFHVLKLAGAAYLIWIGIKALRSQGLAAAATRGPQPLATIFRQSVIGNLLNPKVTLFFVVFLPQFVDTHGAQPVSLQMLELGVLFMLQSAVVFSAFGLGAGVLGAWLKRRPRAGVWLDRLAGATFIGLGLRIAFKD
- a CDS encoding monovalent cation:proton antiporter family protein, producing MISPLEMTLLLLLASVVGVVVFRSLNLPPMLGYLTVGIVVGPHALGFAGDLERAEHLAEFGVVFLMFSIGLEFSLAKLRAMRRLVFGLGLAQVVVTLAVAVLLGFAFEHWVHITWQGSVALGGALAMSSTAIVSKMLAERLEIETEHGRNIFGVLLFQDLAVVPLLIVISAFGGESSKDLVVTLGFAAVKIVIALSLLLFVGQKFMTRWFNVVARRRSQELFVLNLLLVTLGAAFITDKFGLSLALGAFIAGMLISETPYRHQVEEDIKPFRDVLLGLFFVTTGMLLDPRVIWEHPFLVVGFFAGQVLLKAATITGLARLFGATAGVSMRTGLGLAQAGEFGFVMLNLILDRHLVDPTLLQAILASMLLSMLAAPFLIQNADRIVMRLSSTEWMQQSLQMTRIATQSLKQQGHVIICGYGRAGQNLARMLEQEGLSYVALDLDPDRVSAAATAGESVVFGDAARRESLLAAGIHRATAVAITYANTPSALRVLHNVHELEPTLPVIVRTVDDADLDRLLAAGATEVIPEIVEGSLMLASHTLVVMGVPMRRVVRRVEEMRDARYSLLRGYFHGADDADDDDHEQVRLQSVPVDARSDAVGRSLEEVGLYALGIEVTAIRRHGIRGVEPDPDTKLRAADIVVLRGLPEALSLAEERLSRHRRDGGPAAA
- a CDS encoding adenine phosphoribosyltransferase produces the protein MSYQPSGVSPDPAEFVRRHVRTVPDWPQPGVQFRDITPILQSAKALRVLVDLLVERYVDAKLDYVAGLDARGFIIAPIVAYELNVGFIPIRKVGKLPYRTQSESYELEYGSATVEIHEDACKPGDRVIIVDDLIATGGTMMAGKNLLERLGASVVEGAAIIDLPDLGGSALLRGAGLPLYTVTEFAGH
- the purU gene encoding formyltetrahydrofolate deformylase; translation: MSTDHSFILKLSCPDKHGIVHAVSGFLFERDTNIVDSAQFGDSRTNEFFMRVHFDQASAADAGAALETLRGEFAPLAERFAMRWELHDASVKPRVVILVSKIGHCLNDLLFRYRTGQLPIEIAAIVSNHKDFYQLAASYDVPFHHFPLVAGAPAQAKAAQEARVLEVIDEHSADLVVLARYMQILSQNMCQRLAGRAINIHHSFLPSFKGAKPYYQAFDRGVKLIGATAHYVTTDLDEGPIIEQEVERVDHSMTPEQLTAIGRDVECVTLARAVKWHVEHRILQNGSKTVVFR
- a CDS encoding DUF4743 domain-containing protein: MRFPSIAAARRFDAAAHLPFVITGERFGWIRRRDLDALARWPDVFEIGAAQVTLAAALDTPDTRSMALASVTGALAADGLISGWRNEIYAIRNAFDAPPAAYIERAASRFFGTLTYAVHLNGIVEYAPAELAARAIAGRTVHVLCSLPEGTQAEQIFVYDLPLPHDFVPRNQDGEVAEHRLARADEVLRWLESGAMTMDASLATLDSLLRHRVLAPDAAPGIDALFAPPPAA
- the uvrA gene encoding excinuclease ABC subunit UvrA — its product is MEQIRIRGARTHNLKNVNLDLPRHKLIVITGLSGSGKSSLAFDTLYAEGQRRYVESLSAYARQFLQLMEKPDVDLIEGLSPAISIEQKATSHNPRSTVGTVTEIHDYLRLLYARVGTPYCPDHEIPLEAQSVSQMVDAALALPEETKLMILAPVIANRKGEHAELFEEMQAQGFVRFRIRSGGGTANEGVAKIYEVETLPKLKKNDKHTIDVVVDRLKVRPDMKQRLAESFETALRLADGRAIALEMDTDHEHLFSSKFACPICSYSLQELEPRLFSFNNPMGACPECDGLGQITFFDPKRVVAHPSLSLAAGAVKGWDKRNQFYFQMLQSLAAFYEFDLDLAFEDLPEKVRKILLYGSGKQTIPFSYINERGRTSIREHVFEGIIPNLERRYRETDSAAVREELAKYQNNQPCPSCHGTRLRREARFVRVGSGEQARAIYEVSGWPLRDTLAHFGALTLDGAKREIADKVIQEIVARLTFLNNVGLDYLSLERSAETLSGGEAQRIRLASQIGSGLTGVMYVLDEPSIGLHQRDNDRLIGTLKHLRDLGNSVIVVEHDEDMIRTADYVVDMGPGAGEHGGVVIAEGTPKQVQANAASLTGQYLLGKKTIDYPDERIAPDPERMLRIDDAHGNNLKHVSLELPVGLLTCITGVSGSGKSTLINDTLYHAVARHLYGAAAEPAPYESIEGLEHFDKVINVDQSPIGRTPRSNPATYTGVFTPIREMFAGVPSAKERGYDPGRFSFNVKGGRCESCQGDGVLKVEMHFLPDVYVPCDVCHGKRYNRETLEVQYKGKNISEVLDMTVEHAHEFFAAVPVISRKLKTLLDVGLGYIRLGQSATTLSGGEAQRVKLSLELSKRDTGRTLYILDEPTTGLHFHDIALLLEVIHRLRDQGNTVVIIEHNLDVIKTADWVIDLGPEGGAGGGQIIAQGTPETVAKTKASFTGKYLAPLLKRAKK
- a CDS encoding AI-2E family transporter codes for the protein MEKQTESTRDTPPREPHLRSVRLTSDFSLPRLSAIEIGSYLLAILGLFLILHLKLLSGLLAGLLVYQLVHTISPAIERHMSSGRARWLSVVLLSVVIVGGLAGLTAAVIDHVEHTVPNLQGLMGQMMQLVDQARGRVPGWVANVLPVDATQMKVKATGLMSKHMDQLQAGGKSAARIFGHVLFGMIIGAMIAIGVDRSKTRRPLSTALLARVSLFAEAFRRIVFAQIKISAINATFTAIYLLAVLPIVHVKMPLGKTLVLVTFIVGLMPVIGNLISNTLIVAISLSVGVGTALASLTFLILIHKLEYFLNARIIGGQIESRAWELLLAMLVMEAAFGVPGVIAAPIFYAYLKRELATLRLI